The genome window GTACCACCGCCACCTATGAAGACCTCCTTATCCTGAGCCAACCCAATGTGCTGTTGGGCACTGACGGAAATGACAGACTTCGCGCCCTGATCGATACGGACATTGTCGACGGCCTTGCCGGGGATGACACGATCTACGGGTACCGGGGTGAAGGCAATGCCGTGCATAATGCGGCCCTCATGGGTAATGACGGCAATGATGTAGTTGTCGGCGGAGCCGGCGCGGAAATCATTTATGGTGGCATGGGCGCTGATACCCTCCGAGGCAATGGTGGCGACGACGTCATGTATGGTTTCCAAGGTGCCTCCATTCATGGCTACCCGACGGCATCCAGTAATGCGGGTGGGGATGTGTACGACCCCATGACCGGGGAAGTGATCACTGGCGGAAGCTTCAGCCTGAATTCCGAGTCCGCAGCCAGTGGCGCTGATGGCGGCGATTATATGGACGGCGGAGCCGGAAACGATACCATGTTTGGTGGCGCCGGAAACGATACTATGCTCGGCGGCGAAGATGACGATCAGTTGTTTGGTGAGGCCGGCGACGACAAGCTCTACGGCGGCAACGGCCAAGACGTCCTTTCCGGCGGTCAGGGTTCGGACACCCTTATCGGCGGCAACGGTAACGATATTTTGTTTGGAGGACATGGGACGGCCAGTAACGCAGGCAGCTCCGTGTTCGACGGCGACATGGCCGGTGCAGAGGCCGGTATCTCCTTCAGCCTGAACTCCGAATCCGCAGCCAGCGGCGCTGACGGTGACAACTACCTGAACGGCGGGGCCGGCAACGACACGCTGATTGGCGCTGACGGCAATGATCGCCTTATCGGTGGAGATGATGACGACAAGCTGTATGGGCAGGCGGGTAACGACTACCTGAATGGCGGCGACGGCAACGACCTGTTGGAAGGCGGTCTTGGCGACGACAAGCTCTACGGCGGCAATGGCGATGATACGTTGATCGGCGGTCCGGGGAGCGATACCCTGAGCGGCGGCAACGGCAACGACCTGTTGATAGCAGGGCAGTCTTCCAGCAATGCGGGCAGTGCCGTGTTTGACGGAGACATGGCCGGTGCCGTATCCGGTGTCTCCTTCAGCCTGAATTCCGAATCCGCAACCAGCGGCGCTGACGGTGACAACTACCTGAACGGCGGGGCCGGCAACGACACGCTGATTGGCGCTGACGGCAATGATCGCCTTATCGGTGGAGATGATGACGACAAGCTGTATGGGCAGGCGGGTAACGACTACCTGAATGGCGGCGACGGCAACGACCTGTTGGAAGGCGGTCTTGGCGACGACAAGCTCTACGGCGGCAATGGCGATGATACGCTGATCGGCGGTCCGGGGAGCGATACCCTGAGCGGCGGCAACGGCAACGACCTGTTGATAGCAGGGCAGTCTTCCAGCAATGCGGGCAGTGCCGTGTTCGACGGCGACATGGCCGGTGCCGTATCCGGTATCTCCTTCAGCTTGAACGCCGAATCCGCAGCCAGCGGCGCGGACGGCAACAGCTATTTGGCCGGCGGCAACGGCAATGACACCTTGCTTGGCGCGAGCGGCAACGACACGCTCATGGGCAATAATGACGACGATGAGCTCTACGGCAAGGATGGAAACGACGTGCTGAACGCCGGGGACGGCAACGACCTGCTTGATGGCGGGCTTGGCGACGACAAGCTCTACGGCGGCAATGGCGCGGATACTCTGTCTGGAGGGCTTGGAGCAGATACTTTGAGCGGTGGCAGTGGTGATGATGTGCTTTATGCCAACAAGGAGGTCGTTGATCCTTGGTTCATGGAGTACGACTATGAAAACAACAGCCTGAACGGTGGTGATGGAAACGACACCCTGCATGGCTCCATGGGCAACGATACGCTTCTCGGTGGTAACGATGATGACGTGCTTTACGGCCAGGAAGGCAACGACTACCTGAACGGCGGCAACGGCAACGATCTGCTGGAAGGTGGCCTTGGCGATGACAAGCTCTATGGCGGTAACGGTAATGATACCCTGATCGGCGGTGCAGGTAACGACACGCTTGTGGGTGGTGTCGGTAACGACGTCTACCGTTTTGGCATAGGCGATGACAGTGATACAATTGTGGATACCGAAGGCAGCGATTCGATTCTGTTCGGTGAAGGTGTTGGGGCGGATGACCTGTTGTTTGCTCGCGACGGCAACAGCCTTACCATAGGGATCATAGGTACGGACGACAGCCTGACAATCAAGGGATGGTATGCGAACGCCAATAATCAGGTGGAGGAATTCCATCTCAGCGACGGCAGCGTGCTCATGGCCGGACAGGTGCAGTCCCTTGTGGACGCCATGTCGGCCTACACGCCGAGCTCTGCCGGCGTCCTGACCGTGCCCAACGAGATACAGGACGATGTCCAGGCCATCATCACGGCCAACTGGCAGAAGTCCTAAGACAGAACAGACAAAAAGGGGCCGTCTTCGGGCGGCCCCTTTGTTTTTGGGGATGGTACTCCGGCAGCCGTTGCGGCCGATGGTTCACAAAGCGATGAAATTCCCTTAAAACAACCGTTATCGATTCCGGGTGGGGACCTGCGTATTTTTCTGTTCGGAAGAGGAGCCCCGATTCGAAAACAGATATTTTTGACGGACGCGATTCTGTATTTGTTTTGAAAGAGCTCTCCATTTTTTAGCCACAGCTAACAATTATAAAGATTTGAATGACCAACGATAAGAATCAGACCAATGCGGGTGGGGCGGAAAAGGAACAGCCGGTGGATACCGGCCTCGTATCCCTGA of Salidesulfovibrio onnuriiensis contains these proteins:
- a CDS encoding calcium-binding protein, giving the protein MSNSIGMNTTFSLHGGSVRSSGGGNILLGTDGNDVLTAAVDTDLVKGLGGDDTIYGFQGGIPTASNATLDGGSGNDLINGGAGAEIIFGGYGDDTLNGGAGNDVIYGFQGSGSPGASGAGSDVMAGGLGDDTLYGGAGSDTYKYELGDGNDVIQDSGPSSDVDTLVLGEGITTDSITVTRGMTEDPWGGSYEEPYLVLNFADGGTVRWDGSVEKVKFADGSVWTSEEIFEQYFASAATAGDDVVNGFDFRDDAINGGAGDDQLYGWGGNDTLYGGTGNDVLNGDAGSDRYEYNLGDGQDIIQDYASDGDVNTVVLGADIDKDSVSVSRLSPYSEDLKLNFSDGGSLQLTDGINSVLLADGTSWSYDELKQRYLDQAGTDGDDSIRGFNGDDTLSGGKGDDTLVGSYGSDTYLYNLGDGNDIVRDGGYSSIDVDTLVLGNGIDKENVTVTRTSPYSSEFVLHFVDGGSVQVDSRLEQIQFADGSTWSQEDLQQQYLAQAGTDGKDYICGFNDRDDTIAGGKEDDTLEGLSGNDKYVYNLGDGNDIIQEWWGGGNDTLVFGDDITLDSLSVAKPDDNGSQLVITLADGGTVTLDENVEGVRFADGTTATYEDLLILSQPNVLLGTDGNDRLRALIDTDIVDGLAGDDTIYGYRGEGNAVHNAALMGNDGNDVVVGGAGAEIIYGGMGADTLRGNGGDDVMYGFQGASIHGYPTASSNAGGDVYDPMTGEVITGGSFSLNSESAASGADGGDYMDGGAGNDTMFGGAGNDTMLGGEDDDQLFGEAGDDKLYGGNGQDVLSGGQGSDTLIGGNGNDILFGGHGTASNAGSSVFDGDMAGAEAGISFSLNSESAASGADGDNYLNGGAGNDTLIGADGNDRLIGGDDDDKLYGQAGNDYLNGGDGNDLLEGGLGDDKLYGGNGDDTLIGGPGSDTLSGGNGNDLLIAGQSSSNAGSAVFDGDMAGAVSGVSFSLNSESATSGADGDNYLNGGAGNDTLIGADGNDRLIGGDDDDKLYGQAGNDYLNGGDGNDLLEGGLGDDKLYGGNGDDTLIGGPGSDTLSGGNGNDLLIAGQSSSNAGSAVFDGDMAGAVSGISFSLNAESAASGADGNSYLAGGNGNDTLLGASGNDTLMGNNDDDELYGKDGNDVLNAGDGNDLLDGGLGDDKLYGGNGADTLSGGLGADTLSGGSGDDVLYANKEVVDPWFMEYDYENNSLNGGDGNDTLHGSMGNDTLLGGNDDDVLYGQEGNDYLNGGNGNDLLEGGLGDDKLYGGNGNDTLIGGAGNDTLVGGVGNDVYRFGIGDDSDTIVDTEGSDSILFGEGVGADDLLFARDGNSLTIGIIGTDDSLTIKGWYANANNQVEEFHLSDGSVLMAGQVQSLVDAMSAYTPSSAGVLTVPNEIQDDVQAIITANWQKS